agcctggccttgaatgcttccagggatccagggacagccacagcttctctgggcaacctgtgccagggcctcaccaccctcacagggaaggatttctgcctcacatctcatctccatctcccctcctgcagctttaGGCCATCACCTCTCAAGCctggaagggatgccatccagaggcacCCTTCCCTGAGTgcgaccgtccagccaattccttatcctccatccgtcaaatccacgtctctccaatttagagacaaggacgttgtgtgggacagtgtcaaatgctttgcacaggtccaggtagatgacatcagtcgCTCTCCTTGTCCAgcaacactgtaaccccatcagaGAAGGCCACCAAAGTTCTTAGGCATGATTTGCTCTTAGTGAAGCcacgttggctgtcaccaatttTAATGGCCCAGCCCACTCAGTGcgttagggtgaggttaactttttactCCTGAGTACCGTGCAGAGAATTAACGACAATTACTCTAACGGTTCAAACACACtgcttggccagcagtgggtgcgtcctggagccggctggaaGTGACTCCATCCAACACGGGGGCAGCTCCTGGCATCTCCTCAGAGAagccccccactaccaaacCCTTGCCACGTAAACCCAACAGTCCCCAGCACCGGGAAGGACCTttctccaccagctccctcacgTGGTTCCCATCAGAACTGAGGCCTTGCTGCACACATAAGGCCGTTGCTTTGAGCAGCTTGAACTCCAGAGATCATGGTCCTTCAGGAACAAACACGGTTCTTGGCCCTGCACCGGGATCCTGCAACAGGAAGCAAATACACTGCTGGTACCATCGGGTTAGCGGGTGTCCCCTCAGGCACCGGGAGGGGACAAGGGCTGCCTGCAAGGGACAGTCCCAGCAGACACGTCCCACCAGGCCTCTGCCCATCCCACCGCAGGACGGTTTCCGCATGGGACTCACCTCTGGTTGAAGCTGCTGCCATCCACCCACTCCAGGCGCTCGCCTTGTCTCTGCAGCCCAAGCCAGACATCAGTGTTGCCCTTGAGGCGCAAGAGAAACTCCTGGGTAGGAAAGACAAGCCAACAGTCAGGAGCTGCTGCCGGCCCCACGCTGGTCCCTGCCGGCCtcgcaggcagccccagccctgcaccaccaccactggccctgggatggcagcagctccctcccaacGGCTGCTCCAACAGGCTCCAGCGCTTCTGAACGAGCTCACCAGCCCCAGGCTCCACACCCAGGGTCTGCACCCAACCCAGGAAACCCCCTTCCTTCACCCCCCCGCAGCCACAACAGCCCCTCACTCACCATTTCCCACTCCCTCTGGAGCACAGCCAGCGAGGCCCCGTGTGAGGAGCACCACTCCTGGCTCCActcccagctcccctcctcATTCGAGAGGTAGTAGCAGACTTTGCGATACCCAACCCAGTCGTCAGGACAGGCCAGCACCAGAGTTGGACAGCCTTCATGTCTCCCtgctggagagggaaaaggagaagggaagaaggtcAGAGGATTCTCCTCCGCAGGGAGCAGgggacacagctctgcagggcagggaaggaggtaaCCACGGGCTCCCCCCACAGGGATCCCCAATTTGCTCCCAGGGACCGAGAAGGAGCAGACACCCCAGGCGTTAACAGCCTGTCCCCACAGCACAggtgagggtgtccctgctcctccccaggaCCCCTCAGACAGGGTGGGGGCACAGCCATTCCAAGGGCCTGGCCCCATCACGCTCCCCCCACACCAACAGTTGCCCCAGCCCAGAGGGGAAGGGGCCACATCCAGCCTGGTACTGCGTGGGCCGGGTTGCTGGCAGCACACACGGTCCTGTGCCAAGGGGCCAGAAggaggcagctgctcctcccttACCTGATTGTACAGGAAGAGCGGCAGCCAAAGCTAGGACCACAACCACCACCAGGATGTACGCTAGATAGGGACCGCACCGCTTGCCTGCGGGAGGAAAAAGTCACTCGAAACAGACGGTGCTGTCCCAGAGCAGGCACGGCCCTCACATCCCCGCCACCCCCAACACAAGCTACCCAGGGATCGCGGGAGGGACCCCCTAGGGGACGGCCcacagcaggagagctgccagaCAGATGGCGAAGTGGTGGGGAGCTGCTACAGACCACCTGATGGGAACTGAGCACAAGACGAGGCCTTTTccagacagctggaagaagcGTCACACTTGCCAGCCCCAATCCTCCCAGGGTGACACCACCACCAAGACATTGTCCCCTCCCTACAGGTCACAGGGGTGGCCCCACACTCACCCAGAACTCTTCTGTGTGTCCTTTTGTCTGGATACCCAGGCACCTCTGTGTGGGAGGATGCCTCTTCGTCCTGGGGACCCAGGGGCTCCTCCATGTTCCTACTGGTACAGGGGaatgcctcctcctccccttgtCCCATGGGAAAGGGATGTAGAAGCACTTTGCTTGTGATAAGCAGAGTCTTGTGCCCAAGGCATcacagctgctggcagaggctgtTCCAAGCCAGGCTTAGATCTTGTTTTACCATCACAGCTGCTATTGGGAGATTGCCAAGAACATGCTGAGGACACACCAGACCAGGACTTCTAATTCTATTAATAGAAGCAAGGCACTCGCTGGCTAGGAGTGTCTCCCTTCCCGGCTCAGCCGACACACAGGAAGGAAGCACCAGCACCCAGAGAGGCAGGAACGGGGTGCACCTGGCAGAACAAGGCACCACAGCAGCCCCCAGACACCAAAATCGGAGGCCCAGGGTGTCCTTAACAAAACATCAAGGATACCGAGTCAAAGTCGGCACACAACATCCCACCCCCACCTGAGCAGAGGATACCGAGGGTGGGTCTCAGCCCTGTTTTACAAACAGATGAGCACACAGGATTAAAGGGGGACAGGAGGacagggctgctcccctgcaCCGCCCAGAGGCAGCTCAGCCGGAAAAGCTCCAAGTGATGCCATGCGGCGACAGGACGAGGGGGAATGGTCTTAACCAGAGGGTTTTACCCCAGAGGGCAGATGCAGCCCAGATCTAAGGGGGACACAGGCACATCCCAGCGCCTGGCTACTCCCCGCTGCTGGCACAGGACGGGGACAGCGCAGGCCGAGCCCGCCCAAGACCATCACACTGTTCAccccaggggtgctggcggcggctgGGCCAAGCAGCTCCCGCCGTGCCGGTGCCCTGAAGGGTTCCCAAGCCCCACAGACTCAGCACGGCTCCCCGCCCGGCACGGCTCAGGGCACAGCGCCAAGGGGGGGCCCACAAGCGGCcgctccctcagcagccccagGAGGGAGGCGGGAAAGCCGGGGGGAACACGGCGAGCAATACAGGGACGGGGAGCCCTCCCCGCACCCCACAACCACCGGGCCCGAGCACcaccgcccgcccggcccctaCCTCCGCCGCTGCCCACGTGCGCCCGCACCGCTCTGAGGAAAGCGCCGCTCTGCTCTTTAAAGGTGGCCCGCCCGCTCGCCCACCAATCAGCGCGCAAAAGGTGAGGAGTGGCGGGGGAAGCAGCCAATCGAGACCACTTATATTTTAGCCCCGCCCCCGTAACCTGTCGCTGCCCGCTGTGAGGGAGGTGGGGGCGGGCTGGGCTGCTGCCGCCGGAGCGGCTTTCTGGGGGGACTTGTGATGGCGGGGGGCTGTCCTTACCACACCCaacagttttgcctttttcttctgattttcctccccatcccatggggcaggaggagcaggcaaAGGGCtcggctgccggctggggctgaaccacgacaGGGcccaacgctggagcagttggtgaagaactggaGCCCGTGGGCACCGGACACGAGGGACAGCGGGTGCAAGGGACACCTCCCAGAAGCCCCGGGGGGTGCCCACACTCCCCAGTTTTTGTACCATTTTCCCAGCTTTTTCACCCATAAACCCCCAGGGTGGCAGAGCCGGGGTGGGGAGAGCCGTGGGGCACCTGGgtgtccccctccccccggGACAGACAGGTCGTGGGGGTCTCGGGGTGCCCCAGGGGAAGGGGACAAGAccagggccgggggggcgggtGTAGAACTGCGACTTGGGGGGCCCAGGGGTgaccccaggctgggggggggggaacaggcgaagtgggggtgcggggggatCTCGGGCCCTGAGGAGGGGTcggggggggctgagggctgGGCTGCCCCGTGGGGGGTCCCGGCCCGAGGATCCCGGGGGGTGGCGGGGTCCCGGTTGGTCCCGGGGAGCTCCTgtccccgcccctccccccgcgCTCCCTCCGCCGCTTTCGCTTCTCCCCAACCTGCAGAGACGGGATCTGCCCGGCGCCCGGTGACGTCCGAAGCGTCTCGGGCTGCCATTGGCGGACGGGCTCTGGCGGAGCCAATCGCGGGGCGAGGCGGGTCCTGGGGCGGGTCTTGGGTCGGCGCGAGGCTCGTGGGGCCGGTGCGGGCGCGGTgccggagcggagcggagcgatGGGGCCGGGCGCtgtggctggggctgctgctgggggtccTCGGCGGGGCAGCGAGCGGTGAGCGCGGGCGGGGACCCGGGAGCCCGTTCCTTGGCGCCGGGACCCCCCTGGACCCCCTTTCCTGGTCCCCGGTGCCCCGTTCCCCGGGCACGGGGACCCCCCTCCATGACCTCCCCCTCCATCCCGGGTGACCAGGACCCCCCTGGAGCCCCTTTCCTGGGCACGTGGGCACCCTCCCGggcaccgggacccccccccttGACCTTCCCTTCCGTCCCGAGGCACCGGGACCCCCTTGGACCCTCTTTGCTGCGCACCGGGACCCCCCTGGACCCCCTCTCCTGGGCACCGGGAACCCCCCTggcacggggacccccccggtcCTCCTCCCTGGACACCGAGTACGCCCTGGGAACACCCCCCAGACCCCCGGGTCTGCCTTCCtgggccccgccccccccgcccatgCCCCTGATCTGCTTCTTGACGCTGGggacccccctgcaccccccttcCTGGGCACCTGGGGTCCCCCACCCCCCGGGCCCCCCTTTCATTGACACCAGGGACCCCCTGGGCTTCCCTTCCTGGGAACCAGGACCCCCCTCCTGGACACACCTCgctcccccaacacccccccaccaGTCACAGcccccctgcagctgccccccatcccccccggatctgctcccctgggacccccacccatCCTCGCTGCCCACCCCTGGACCCCCACCCCTTGGGCACCCTCACCCCTGtccccccgagccccccaaTCCCTCACCGTCCCCCGTGTTCCTGCAGAGCTCCATTCCCTGCAGTACTTCCACATTGGGGTGTCAGAGCCCAGCCCGGGGGTGCCCCAGTTCGTGTCCGTGGGGTACGTGGACGGGAACCTCATTTCACGCTACGACAGCGAGACGGGGAGGACGGTGCCTGGGGCGGACTGGATGAGGGACAACCTGGATCAGCAGTACTGGGACGGGCAGACCCAGATTGCACAGAGCAATCAGCAGGTTAACCGTGTGAACCTGGACACAGCGCGGGACCGCTACAACCAGAGCGGGGGTGAGTGCGGGCTGGGACGgggctctgtggggctgggaggaggctcCGTGGGATGCGAGagttcccacccccccccacaagaccctgccctgccccacgcTCCTGCCCCGGCTTGTGCCGACCCTTCCCTGCCCGGTGCCATTGTCAGAGGGCTCCCAGCCACCCTATCCCCCAGTGTGAGGGGGTCCCGgctgcctgtcccagccccacagtCCTTGGGATCCCTTGTCCCAGAGCCGGGGGGGCTTCTGGCCGCCCCACCCAGCGCATCCCCGCCCCACAgtgcccagcaccccatcccaGGACTGGGCCACCACATCCCAGCCCCTTGCCATCCCCACGGCAGTCGAGACCCCCAGAACCGGAGGGGGTCTCATCCCCTCGCCATTCCTGTGGTACATTgtaccccccaccccagaggCAGAGGGgctccccccacacaccccacctCCTTGTCCCCCCCTCAATGGCACTCAGGACCCTGTCCCAGCCCGTCGCTGTCGCAGGGTGCTATGGGGCTGGGTGCCAGCTCAGCCATGCCCTGGGCGCAGGGGGTCTGGATCACGGCTGTACGTGACGCCCCGAGTGCTGTGGGCCCCGGGCAGGACGGGGGGCAGCTCTGGTGCTGGTGCCCGATCCCCCCGGACCTCACACAGGGCTGGAGtggggggtgctgctggggggtcCATGCCCCACTGAAggcccagggctgtggcagcCCCTCAGCCCCGTCTCCCTGGTCGTGTTTCAGGGGCTCACACGCTGCAGCGCATGTACGGCTGTGACCTCCTGGAGGATGGTAGCACCAGGGGGTATTGGCAGGACGCCTACGTCGGGAGGGACTTCATCGCCTTTGACATGGACACGATGACGTTCACTGCGGCGGACGCAGCAGCGCAAATCACCAAGAGGAAGTGGGAAGCGGACGGGACTGTCGCTGAGCGATGGAAGCACTACCTGCAGAACACCTGCGTTGAGTGGCTGAGGAAATACGTGAGCTACGGGCAGGCCGTGCTGGAGAAGAAAGGTGAGGGCGAGACGGGGACCCCGGGGACCGGCCAGCGTGGGCGCGTGTGCCAGCCCTCACCGCCACCCCCTCCGCAGAGCGCCCCACGGTCCGAGTGTCGGGGCAGGAGACCCCCGGGATCCTGACCTTGCACTGCCGCGCTTACGGCTTCTACCCGCGGCCCATCACCGTCAGCTGGCTGAAGGACGGCGAGGTCAGGGACCACGAGACCGAGCGGGGCAGCATCACGCCCAACAGCAACGGCACCTACTACACCTGGGCCTCCATCACGGCCCGCCCGGAGGAGAAGGACAAGTACCGGT
This window of the Grus americana isolate bGruAme1 chromosome 32, bGruAme1.mat, whole genome shotgun sequence genome carries:
- the LOC129198252 gene encoding class I histocompatibility antigen, F10 alpha chain-like gives rise to the protein MAKWWGAATDHLMGTEHKTRPFPDSWKKRHTCQPQSSQETGSARRPVTSEASRAAIGGRALAEPIAGRGGSWGGSWVGARLVGPVRARCRSGAERWGRALWLGLLLGVLGGAASELHSLQYFHIGVSEPSPGVPQFVSVGYVDGNLISRYDSETGRTVPGADWMRDNLDQQYWDGQTQIAQSNQQVNRVNLDTARDRYNQSGGAHTLQRMYGCDLLEDGSTRGYWQDAYVGRDFIAFDMDTMTFTAADAAAQITKRKWEADGTVAERWKHYLQNTCVEWLRKYVSYGQAVLEKKERPTVRVSGQETPGILTLHCRAYGFYPRPITVSWLKDGEVRDHETERGSITPNSNGTYYTWASITARPEEKDKYRCRVEHASLPEPGLFAWESESNLLAIVLGVIVAILAVIAIIAGVVILKQRSGKKGYGMASSTDRGAGSSAQVMNA